From Tursiops truncatus isolate mTurTru1 chromosome 13, mTurTru1.mat.Y, whole genome shotgun sequence:
ACTCAATTCATGTTTACATGTGGAAACCATACGAACGTAAGTGGTTAACCTATTGAGACTTTGGCAGTCTTGTTTCACTTCACTGAGAAGCCAATCTAAGCCCTACTTTTCTGTTGCAGCATCCTGCTGTGTCCTTGCACCGCCCACAAAAATTCTTTGTGGGGAGAAAAACCACCAAAGCTGTGATGTGTCCAATGAAATCCTTAATCTTTGACATCTTTAAAGCTTGGGAGTACTTGACAACAGCAGGTAAACGTGGAACATCTTCCTAGCATACCAACTTTACGTTAAACATGTTAACGCTGAAACAAAAGGCAAGTAAACGCacaatttatattcatttttaacagaTGAGACGTCCCTCAAGTTCCCGCAACCATCTGTATGGTTTCATCAGACTTTGAGAAGCTCTACATTAGAACATGGTTACTTTTGCCATAAAAGCAACTATAATTCTTAAGATCTCTATTTGAAACGTCTAAAACAGGTACCACTTTTATTCTGACAGGTCACACAAATCTCAAACAAGCTCTTCCCTAGGTGTGAAACTACCTAGGCCGAAAGACAGGTGGGGTAGGTATTATTTTAGCCTGACTGCACTGACAGTATTTACACCTCTTAACGACTTACCGAATACAATACTGTTGACCTGTCATTTCATTTGTGTGAAATGATTCACATGTACAGAAAATTAGAAGAATTTAACCTAACAGACTTCAAATTAAGTAGTAATAGCAAAGGCAATTCAGATACTAACATGGCACAATTTTCCCTGTTAGTGGTTTTAAAATGCTCATTTAAACGAGGGATGAGTTCATTTGCTTAGATATTTGAAATACAACTTTATTCTGATTCTAAACGAAAAGGAATGGGAATGACAGTAACAAACAAGATTCCACCACTGAATATTGTGATGTGACTGTAGCAGTCTTATATTTGAAACTTAAGGAGGAAAGAACTGTGTTCCAAAACACCTAAATATGCAGgtccaaaaaaatgaagttttttttttttttttaactgccacaTTCACTCCAAAGCCCATTCATCTCCTTCAGCATACCAAACATTAAGCACATGTTCTGCTTAGCTATATAATAAAGTGGCAAACACGCTGCACCACTGACATCACAGGACAGTTGCCTATAAAACTAGACTTCTGACGCTGGGCTCCAGCTTCACTTTTCTCACAGGTCATCATCTTCATCCGGGAGGGCAGTTGTCTGAGCAACCTAGACACAGAGATGAAAACGTTGTCATGCTCCAGGTGAAAACCACTAGGAACCTAGAAGCATTCACTACCGAGCCGCACACACCGTACCTCTAGATCGTGCTCGTACTGCGCTGCCAACGCTGGGTCCATGACCACCTCTGGCGGGGCGAGAGCAGGCATGGCGACGAACTCCAAGTTAGGGTCTCCGATCAGTTTTCTAGCAAGCCAGAGGAAGGGCTTTTCAAAATTGTAGTTACTTTTGGCGGAGATGTCATAGTACTGTTTAAAtgaaaggtaaaattaattttaaaaacccacacaTCAAAGATGTTGATGAAGCACTTTAATGGACTCATAATTTACCTAAGGATCATAAATCCAGTAAGTTCTAAGAACCATACCTGAAGATTCTTCTTTCGGTGGAAGACGATCGACTTTGCCTTAACCTTTCTGTCCTTAATATCCACTTTGTTGCCACACAGCACGATGGGGATGTTCTCACACACGCGTACCAGATCTCTATGCCAGTTGGGCACGTTCTTGTAAGTAACCCTCGATGTTACATCAAACATTATGATAGCACACTGGGCTGAAAGGAGCATTTACAGTAGATTAGTGTCGGCCTAAGAATCTGCTACATGGATGAAACATGCTAAGAACTATGGACTCACAGTCTCAGGCCTAACTCCAGGTCAGCCACGTTTCTCTACTCATTTTCAAGATCTCTACCAATTCCAAAAATCTCAAATCATTTTAATACACAGTATTATTTAAAAGTCCATTTTACTGTAC
This genomic window contains:
- the RAN gene encoding GTP-binding nuclear protein Ran, which produces MAAQGEPQVQFKLVLVGDGGTGKTTFVKRHLTGEFEKKYVATLGVEVHPLVFHTNRGPIKFNVWDTAGQEKFGGLRDGYYIQAQCAIIMFDVTSRVTYKNVPNWHRDLVRVCENIPIVLCGNKVDIKDRKVKAKSIVFHRKKNLQYYDISAKSNYNFEKPFLWLARKLIGDPNLEFVAMPALAPPEVVMDPALAAQYEHDLEVAQTTALPDEDDDL